From one Simplicispira suum genomic stretch:
- a CDS encoding PaaX family transcriptional regulator C-terminal domain-containing protein, with translation MPHQVNSKAQPKHLLLELLLASSDNPLPVSHAVAAGAVFGISENHVRVTLARLVAQDMVLATERGTYRLGPAAQGLAQDVANWRQAAQRLRPWTGQYVAVHCGLLARSDRSASRQRERALHLLGFAELQRDFYLRPDNIEADIAAIRQRLHILGLEASAVVCSCNSFDAATETTIDSLWDGATLNQGYRATRQRLENWLASAARLPIDQAAREAFFLGGAAIRQLVYDPLLPEPMVDGALRQAFIDSVHAFDAAGRAIWNRFYDTLPAPDAVSRKVRLRVA, from the coding sequence ATGCCCCATCAAGTCAACTCCAAGGCTCAGCCCAAGCACCTGCTGCTTGAGTTGCTGCTGGCCAGCAGCGACAACCCGCTGCCGGTCAGCCACGCCGTGGCTGCGGGCGCGGTGTTTGGCATCAGCGAAAACCACGTTCGCGTCACGCTGGCGCGTCTGGTCGCGCAGGACATGGTGCTGGCCACCGAGCGCGGCACCTACCGCCTGGGTCCAGCCGCACAGGGGCTGGCGCAGGACGTAGCCAACTGGCGCCAGGCGGCGCAGCGGCTGCGCCCTTGGACTGGCCAGTACGTGGCCGTGCACTGCGGGTTGCTTGCACGCAGCGACCGCAGCGCCAGCCGACAGCGCGAGCGCGCCCTGCATCTGCTGGGCTTTGCCGAATTGCAGCGCGACTTCTATTTGCGACCCGACAACATCGAGGCGGACATTGCCGCCATCCGCCAGCGTTTGCACATCCTGGGACTGGAAGCATCGGCCGTGGTGTGCAGTTGCAACTCGTTTGACGCAGCCACCGAAACCACCATCGACAGTCTGTGGGATGGCGCCACGCTCAACCAAGGCTATCGCGCCACGCGGCAGCGCCTGGAGAACTGGCTGGCCAGTGCAGCGCGCCTGCCCATTGACCAGGCCGCACGCGAAGCCTTCTTTCTGGGCGGCGCGGCCATCCGCCAGCTGGTGTACGACCCGCTGCTGCCAGAGCCCATGGTGGACGGCGCCCTGCGCCAGGCCTTCATCGACAGCGTGCACGCCTTCGACGCGGCCGGCCGCGCCATCTGGAACCGCTTTTACGACACCCTGCCCGCCCCGGACGCCGTCAGCCGCAAGGTGCGCCTGCGCGTCGCCTGA
- a CDS encoding lytic transglycosylase domain-containing protein: MHWMKILTPLALSLSLMGMGGSAQALAVGAAPTAADQVLIDMQQAFRKKDRVRLAQLLPQARGHALEPWAAYWELRARLEDAQASEVEAFLQRWAGTYQEDRLRNDRLLLLGQRREWARFSALHPQFRMGDDREVRCYAITIAQIEGHPAPDAAAVLRENWFAQRDADDGCTHAAGELFSAKLLPAIDVWRKARLSIEANRVRAARDAVAIVATDLLPQVTQLNDAPTKFLRARATAPGRERKEIMVLALIKLATSDPDNAAQMLDSKWGVHFNAEERNWTWGVIGKQAALRLSPTASDYFAKISRDADLNDELLAWKVRAALRAGQWDMVRKAINAMSPEAQKDSAWAYWKARALLQGRVSDAERTEATALLRSIAGPGGFYEQLALEDLGERISVPPAPAPLTAEEKAAARANPALNRGLYAILIGLRREGVREWNYATNLHERGGMGERELLAAADFACQYEVWDRCINTSERTDTVADYSQRYPMPFEGAVVAHSRQVGLDPAYVYGLIRQESRFIMDARSGVGASGLMQVMPATARWTAKKIGLTGFSTDQLNDRDTNITIGTAYLKLALDDFAGSMPLAAAAYNAGPGRPRNWRNGPVLDAAIWAENVPFTETRDYVKKVLANTTNYAALLTGKPQSLRERLGKIGPRDAAVPEVNKDLP, translated from the coding sequence ATGCATTGGATGAAGATTCTGACACCCTTGGCCCTTTCACTTTCCCTCATGGGCATGGGGGGCAGCGCGCAGGCGCTGGCGGTGGGTGCGGCGCCCACTGCGGCAGACCAGGTGCTGATCGACATGCAGCAGGCGTTTCGCAAGAAGGACCGCGTGCGTTTGGCGCAGCTGCTGCCCCAGGCGCGCGGTCACGCCCTGGAGCCCTGGGCCGCGTACTGGGAGCTGCGCGCACGCCTGGAAGACGCGCAGGCCAGCGAGGTCGAAGCCTTTTTGCAGCGCTGGGCCGGCACCTACCAGGAGGATCGCCTGCGCAACGACCGGCTGCTGCTGCTGGGCCAGCGGCGCGAATGGGCACGCTTTAGCGCCCTGCACCCGCAGTTCCGCATGGGCGACGACCGCGAAGTGCGCTGCTATGCCATCACCATTGCGCAGATCGAGGGCCACCCCGCGCCGGATGCCGCTGCCGTGCTGCGGGAGAACTGGTTTGCCCAGCGCGATGCCGACGATGGCTGCACGCACGCGGCGGGCGAGCTGTTTTCAGCGAAGCTGTTGCCTGCCATCGACGTGTGGCGCAAGGCGCGCCTGTCGATCGAGGCCAACCGCGTGCGAGCTGCGCGGGATGCGGTCGCCATCGTGGCAACGGATTTGCTGCCACAGGTCACGCAGCTCAACGATGCGCCCACCAAGTTCCTGCGAGCGCGCGCCACGGCGCCGGGCCGTGAGCGCAAGGAAATCATGGTGCTGGCGCTGATCAAGCTGGCCACCAGCGACCCCGACAACGCGGCACAGATGCTGGATTCGAAATGGGGCGTGCACTTCAATGCCGAGGAGCGCAACTGGACCTGGGGCGTGATCGGCAAGCAGGCCGCGCTGCGCCTCTCGCCGACCGCAAGCGACTACTTTGCCAAGATCAGCCGCGACGCCGACCTGAACGACGAGCTGCTCGCCTGGAAAGTGCGTGCCGCCTTGCGCGCTGGTCAGTGGGACATGGTGCGCAAGGCGATCAACGCCATGTCACCCGAGGCGCAAAAGGACAGCGCCTGGGCCTACTGGAAAGCGCGTGCCTTGCTGCAAGGCCGGGTCAGCGATGCCGAACGCACCGAGGCCACCGCCCTGCTGCGCAGCATAGCCGGCCCCGGTGGCTTTTACGAGCAGCTGGCGCTGGAAGACCTGGGCGAGCGAATCAGCGTGCCACCCGCTCCCGCGCCGCTGACGGCCGAAGAAAAAGCGGCAGCGCGCGCCAACCCGGCGCTCAACCGCGGGCTTTACGCCATCCTGATCGGGCTGCGGCGCGAGGGCGTGCGCGAATGGAACTACGCCACCAACCTGCACGAACGTGGGGGTATGGGCGAACGCGAACTGCTGGCCGCTGCCGATTTCGCCTGCCAGTACGAGGTCTGGGACCGCTGCATCAACACCAGCGAGCGCACCGATACAGTGGCCGATTATTCGCAGCGCTACCCCATGCCGTTCGAGGGCGCCGTGGTGGCGCACAGCCGCCAGGTGGGGCTGGACCCGGCCTACGTGTATGGCCTGATCCGCCAGGAGAGCCGCTTCATCATGGACGCGCGCTCAGGCGTGGGTGCCTCCGGCCTGATGCAGGTGATGCCGGCCACGGCGCGCTGGACGGCGAAAAAAATTGGCCTGACCGGCTTCAGCACCGACCAGCTCAATGACCGCGACACCAACATCACCATTGGCACCGCTTATCTGAAGCTGGCCTTGGACGACTTCGCCGGCTCCATGCCGCTGGCCGCTGCCGCCTACAACGCCGGCCCCGGCCGGCCGCGCAACTGGCGCAATGGCCCGGTGCTGGACGCCGCCATCTGGGCCGAAAACGTGCCCTTCACCGAAACCCGTGACTACGTCAAAAAGGTGCTCGCCAACACCACCAATTACGCCGCCCTGCTCACCGGCAAGCCCCAGTCGCTGCGCGAGCGCCTGGGCAAGATCGGTCCGCGCGATGCGGCGGTGCCCGAGGTGAACAAAGATTTGCCTTGA
- a CDS encoding AMP-binding protein: MDRIWLKNYPAGVAHDVHPEQYRSAAHMIEEALRNHAERPFSVCMEQWMGYAELDRQSAALGAWLQSQGLAPGARVAIMLPNIPQFAVTMAAVLRAGYTCVNVNPLYTARELEHQLKDSGASAIVILENFAHTLAEVIEHTGVQRVVLASMGDLLGFWYGRWITFAVRHLAKMVPAYDLPLSAGRTLVSFRQALSDGARRTLTASSATLDDTAFLQYTGGTTGLSKGAVLTHRNIVAATLQAEAWFTPALAKMGDVTKANSIAALPLYHIFALTLCLLAIRQGSHLTLIPNPRDIPKFVEVLKKRPFHMLPAVNTLFNALLHNPQFRTLDFSQLCVSQAGGMAASEGTARQWQKVTGHAMVEGWGMSETCAIGTNNPVNTEEFSGSIGLPLPGIDIAIKDDAGNSLPLGESGEICIRGPNVTPGYYEKPEENAAAFTQDGFMRTGDIGVMDSQGYTRIIDRKKDMILVSGFNVFPNEIENVVSLCPGVLECAAIGVPDERQGEAVKLFVVRSDPGLTEDQVARFCHDNLTGYKRPSRIEFRDDLPKTNVGKVLRRELRTTP, translated from the coding sequence ATGGACAGAATCTGGCTCAAGAACTACCCCGCAGGCGTTGCGCACGACGTGCATCCCGAGCAATACCGCTCGGCTGCCCACATGATCGAAGAGGCCCTGCGCAATCACGCCGAGCGCCCCTTCTCGGTCTGCATGGAGCAATGGATGGGCTATGCCGAGCTCGACCGCCAGTCGGCCGCACTGGGCGCCTGGCTGCAAAGCCAGGGCCTGGCGCCGGGCGCGCGCGTGGCCATCATGCTGCCCAATATTCCGCAGTTCGCCGTCACCATGGCGGCAGTGCTGCGCGCCGGCTACACCTGCGTCAACGTCAACCCGCTGTACACCGCACGCGAACTGGAGCACCAGCTCAAGGATTCGGGCGCATCAGCCATCGTCATCCTGGAGAACTTTGCCCACACGCTGGCCGAAGTCATTGAGCACACCGGCGTACAGCGCGTGGTGTTGGCCTCCATGGGCGACCTGCTGGGCTTCTGGTACGGCCGCTGGATCACCTTCGCCGTACGCCACCTGGCCAAGATGGTGCCGGCCTACGATCTGCCGCTCTCGGCTGGGCGCACGCTGGTGAGCTTCCGCCAGGCCCTGTCCGATGGCGCGCGGCGCACGCTCACGGCCAGCAGCGCCACGCTGGACGACACCGCATTCCTGCAATACACCGGCGGCACCACGGGCCTGTCCAAAGGCGCGGTGCTGACGCACCGCAACATCGTCGCCGCCACGCTGCAGGCCGAGGCCTGGTTCACCCCGGCTCTGGCCAAGATGGGCGATGTCACCAAGGCCAACAGTATTGCCGCGCTGCCGCTGTACCACATCTTTGCGCTCACGCTGTGCCTGCTGGCGATCCGCCAGGGCTCGCACCTGACCCTGATTCCCAACCCGCGCGACATTCCCAAGTTTGTTGAGGTGCTCAAGAAGCGCCCCTTCCACATGCTGCCGGCGGTGAACACCTTGTTCAACGCGCTGCTCCACAACCCGCAGTTCCGCACACTGGATTTCTCGCAGCTCTGCGTGTCGCAGGCCGGCGGCATGGCGGCGTCGGAAGGCACGGCGCGCCAATGGCAGAAGGTCACCGGCCACGCCATGGTCGAGGGCTGGGGCATGAGCGAGACCTGCGCCATCGGTACCAACAACCCGGTGAACACCGAGGAGTTTTCCGGCAGCATCGGCCTGCCACTGCCCGGCATCGACATCGCCATCAAGGACGACGCGGGCAACAGCCTGCCGCTGGGCGAGAGCGGAGAAATCTGCATCCGCGGCCCGAACGTGACGCCCGGCTACTACGAAAAACCTGAAGAGAACGCCGCCGCCTTCACTCAGGACGGCTTTATGCGCACCGGCGACATCGGCGTCATGGACAGCCAGGGCTACACGCGCATCATCGATCGCAAGAAGGACATGATTCTGGTCAGCGGCTTCAACGTCTTTCCCAATGAGATCGAGAACGTCGTCTCGCTGTGCCCCGGCGTGCTCGAATGCGCGGCGATCGGCGTTCCCGACGAGCGCCAGGGCGAGGCGGTCAAGCTGTTCGTGGTACGCAGCGACCCCGGCCTGACCGAAGACCAGGTCGCCCGCTTCTGCCACGACAATCTGACTGGCTACAAACGCCCCAGCCGGATTGAATTCCGTGACGATCTGCCCAAGACCAACGTGGGGAAGGTGCTGCGGCGGGAGTTAAGGACAACCCCCTGA
- a CDS encoding MBL fold metallo-hydrolase, whose protein sequence is MTYTTPALPPEITVFERGWLSSNNILFMGPDGAALVDTGYCSHAQQTVALVRSALGDAPLTRILNTHLHSDHCGGNAALQQAWPEAQTFIPPGQAEHVRHWDAYALSYTPTGQECPPFRCDGLLAPGREVRLGAKPWQVHAAPGHDPHSIVLFEPQARLLISADALWENGFGVVFPELEGIAAFDTVGATLDVIEHLDPKMVIPGHGPVFTDVAHALAVARKRLEGFVREPLRHAQYAAKVLVKYKLLEWQQIAVADLQAWAAATPYFVLLHARYFADQPQAAWLQGLVDALVRSGAATRQGTQLHNA, encoded by the coding sequence ATGACGTATACAACACCAGCGTTACCGCCTGAAATTACCGTATTCGAGCGCGGCTGGCTGTCGTCCAACAACATCTTGTTCATGGGGCCCGACGGCGCTGCGCTGGTAGACACCGGCTACTGCAGCCACGCGCAGCAGACGGTGGCCTTGGTGCGCTCGGCTCTGGGCGACGCGCCGCTGACCCGTATCCTCAATACGCATCTGCACAGCGACCACTGCGGCGGCAACGCGGCCCTGCAGCAAGCCTGGCCCGAGGCGCAGACCTTCATCCCCCCCGGCCAGGCGGAGCATGTGCGCCACTGGGACGCGTACGCGCTCAGCTACACGCCCACCGGCCAGGAATGCCCGCCGTTTCGCTGCGACGGTCTGCTGGCGCCTGGCCGCGAGGTGCGGCTGGGCGCAAAGCCCTGGCAGGTGCACGCTGCGCCAGGGCACGACCCGCATTCCATCGTGCTGTTCGAGCCGCAGGCGCGCCTCCTGATTTCGGCCGATGCGCTCTGGGAGAACGGCTTTGGCGTGGTCTTCCCGGAGCTCGAAGGCATTGCGGCGTTTGACACGGTGGGCGCCACTCTGGATGTGATCGAGCACCTGGACCCGAAGATGGTGATTCCAGGCCACGGCCCGGTGTTCACCGACGTTGCGCACGCGCTCGCCGTGGCGCGCAAGCGGCTGGAGGGCTTCGTGCGCGAGCCGCTCAGACATGCGCAGTACGCCGCCAAGGTGCTGGTGAAATACAAGTTGCTCGAGTGGCAGCAGATTGCCGTGGCCGACCTGCAGGCCTGGGCTGCGGCCACGCCGTATTTCGTGCTGCTGCACGCGCGCTACTTTGCCGACCAACCGCAGGCAGCGTGGTTGCAGGGCCTGGTGGACGCCCTGGTGCGCTCAGGCGCTGCCACACGCCAGGGCACGCAGCTGCACAACGCCTGA
- a CDS encoding phenylacetate--CoA ligase family protein, whose translation MSAVFDALRLSAVSLDVSAAQRGTPQGIAQRQQTRLAALLNFTLRGSRLYRSLWPAGTTPGTALEQLPVVTRSQLMAHFDDWVTDPQLQFDALRAFTADPARIAEPWLDRYMVWESSGTSGQPGIFVQDAQAMAVYDALEALRRSPPPKPLISSMWDPLGLGERTAFIGAIDGHFASTVSVRRLCAINPWLAHSTRSFSLLQPLGALVQALNAFAPTAIATYPTAAALLADEAARGALHIRPREIWTGGEYLAPAMRAHIARQLGAAVRNSYGASEFLAIGWECAHGQMHVNADWVILEPVDEHLRPVPAGQPSSSVLLTNLANHVQPLVRYDLGDQVSLLAERCRCGSPLPVLQVQGRHDEPLVMCGQGGRRATLLPLALSTVLEDNAGVFDFTLRQIDACTLELHLPQEGDEGHQALARCCAELQAFAIAMGVGAIQVHGKLGQSTPRGRSGKSCRIVACAKT comes from the coding sequence ATGAGCGCCGTATTCGACGCGCTGCGCCTGTCCGCCGTGTCGCTGGATGTGTCTGCCGCCCAGCGCGGAACGCCGCAGGGCATTGCGCAGCGCCAGCAGACCCGGCTGGCTGCGCTGCTGAACTTCACCCTGCGCGGCTCCCGTCTGTACCGCTCGCTGTGGCCGGCCGGCACCACGCCGGGCACCGCACTCGAACAACTGCCTGTGGTGACGCGGTCGCAGCTGATGGCGCACTTTGACGACTGGGTGACCGACCCGCAGCTCCAATTCGATGCGCTGCGCGCCTTCACCGCCGACCCGGCCCGGATCGCAGAACCCTGGCTGGACCGCTACATGGTGTGGGAAAGCTCGGGCACCAGCGGCCAGCCAGGCATTTTTGTACAGGATGCCCAGGCCATGGCGGTGTACGACGCGCTCGAAGCCCTGCGCCGCAGTCCACCACCCAAACCCCTGATATCGAGCATGTGGGACCCGCTGGGCCTGGGCGAGCGCACGGCCTTCATCGGCGCCATCGACGGGCACTTTGCCAGCACCGTGTCGGTGCGGCGGCTGTGCGCCATCAACCCGTGGCTGGCCCACAGCACGCGCAGCTTTTCACTGCTCCAGCCTCTGGGTGCACTGGTACAGGCGCTCAATGCCTTTGCGCCCACGGCCATTGCTACCTATCCCACGGCGGCTGCCCTGCTGGCCGACGAAGCCGCGCGCGGCGCGCTGCACATCCGGCCGCGCGAAATCTGGACCGGTGGCGAATATCTGGCACCCGCAATGCGGGCCCACATTGCGCGGCAACTCGGTGCTGCGGTGCGCAACAGCTACGGTGCCTCCGAGTTCCTGGCCATCGGCTGGGAGTGCGCCCACGGCCAGATGCATGTCAACGCCGACTGGGTGATTCTGGAGCCGGTGGACGAGCACTTGCGCCCGGTGCCCGCCGGCCAGCCGTCGAGCAGCGTGCTGCTGACCAACCTGGCCAACCACGTGCAGCCGCTGGTGCGCTACGACCTGGGCGACCAGGTCAGCCTGCTCGCCGAGCGCTGCCGTTGCGGCTCCCCGTTGCCCGTGCTGCAGGTGCAGGGGCGCCACGACGAGCCGCTGGTCATGTGTGGGCAGGGTGGCCGGCGCGCGACACTGTTGCCGCTGGCCCTGTCCACCGTGCTGGAGGACAACGCCGGGGTGTTCGACTTCACCCTGCGCCAGATCGATGCCTGCACCCTGGAACTGCACCTGCCCCAGGAAGGCGACGAGGGCCACCAGGCGCTGGCGCGCTGCTGCGCTGAGTTACAGGCCTTTGCCATCGCCATGGGTGTGGGCGCCATCCAGGTGCATGGAAAGCTGGGGCAGTCCACGCCGCGCGGGCGCAGCGGCAAGTCCTGCCGCATCGTCGCCTGCGCCAAGACCTGA
- a CDS encoding glutathione S-transferase family protein produces the protein MLTVHHLETSRSQRILWLLEELGVPYELKVYARDPRTRLAPAALRKVHPLGKSPVITEDGETIAESGAIIEYLVETHGAHATGDLAHLQPRPGSPEHRRCRFWMHYAEGSLMNWLVMKLVFTSIPRQPMPFFAKPIARALCAKVQQQLVDPNVEAAMDFMEDHLGRHRWFAGEHLSMADFQMSFAVEAALSRAAKSKDCPKLQAYCARMQARPAYQLAIAKGGPVVMAA, from the coding sequence ATGCTCACCGTCCACCACCTTGAAACCTCGCGTTCGCAGCGCATCCTCTGGCTGCTGGAAGAACTCGGCGTGCCCTACGAGCTGAAGGTCTATGCACGCGACCCGCGCACTCGGCTGGCACCGGCGGCGCTGCGCAAGGTGCATCCGCTGGGCAAGTCCCCAGTGATTACAGAAGACGGCGAGACGATTGCCGAATCGGGCGCCATCATCGAATACTTGGTGGAAACCCACGGCGCCCATGCCACCGGCGATCTGGCGCATTTGCAGCCCCGGCCCGGCAGCCCCGAGCACCGGCGCTGCCGCTTCTGGATGCATTACGCCGAGGGCTCGCTGATGAACTGGCTGGTGATGAAGCTGGTGTTCACCAGCATTCCGCGCCAGCCCATGCCCTTTTTTGCCAAGCCCATTGCCCGCGCGTTGTGCGCCAAGGTGCAGCAGCAGCTGGTGGATCCCAATGTCGAAGCCGCAATGGACTTTATGGAAGACCACCTGGGCCGCCACCGCTGGTTCGCCGGCGAGCATCTGAGCATGGCCGATTTTCAGATGAGCTTTGCCGTCGAGGCGGCGCTCTCGCGCGCTGCCAAGTCCAAAGATTGCCCCAAGCTGCAGGCCTATTGCGCGCGCATGCAGGCGCGGCCGGCGTACCAATTGGCCATTGCCAAGGGCGGACCAGTGGTCATGGCCGCCTGA
- a CDS encoding 5-formyltetrahydrofolate cyclo-ligase — MDKAALRRALVEQRLNMPDRLERADLLQRVMRIWLVDRPDTVIGAYWPIKGEFDPLPALHRWKEDGELLDEPQPRRIGLPVVNKQHKTLTFHAWYPGCEMEEDAYGIPKPKDTEVIVPTLLFVPCVGYAAGGYRLGYGGGFYDRTLATLQPRPVTVGLGYTQGFLDDFAPEPHDLPLDGILNDNGVVWPV; from the coding sequence ATGGACAAAGCAGCCTTGCGCCGCGCACTGGTAGAACAGCGCCTGAATATGCCCGACCGGCTCGAACGCGCCGACCTGCTGCAGCGCGTGATGCGCATCTGGCTGGTCGACCGTCCCGACACCGTCATTGGCGCCTACTGGCCCATCAAAGGCGAGTTTGACCCTCTGCCGGCGCTGCACCGCTGGAAGGAAGACGGCGAACTGCTGGACGAACCCCAGCCGCGCCGCATTGGCCTGCCGGTGGTGAACAAGCAACACAAGACCCTCACCTTCCACGCCTGGTACCCCGGATGCGAAATGGAAGAAGACGCCTACGGCATCCCCAAGCCCAAGGACACGGAAGTCATCGTGCCCACGCTGCTCTTTGTGCCCTGCGTGGGCTACGCAGCCGGAGGCTATCGCCTGGGTTACGGTGGCGGTTTTTACGACCGCACCCTGGCCACACTGCAGCCCAGGCCCGTCACCGTAGGCCTGGGCTACACGCAGGGCTTTCTGGACGATTTCGCACCCGAGCCGCACGACCTGCCGCTGGACGGCATCTTGAACGACAACGGCGTGGTCTGGCCTGTGTGA